The Chloroflexota bacterium sequence CAGTTGCGTCCCTGGTGTACCATACCTACCGCCGATGGCGAAGACGCCATCGCGCTTTGCCAAGGAGGAAGTCATGGAAATCGCCACACGAACTGAACAGATCTCCGGCGACGGCGCGCCGATGACGCTGTACATCGCCGAGCCGAAGGCCGCGGGCAAGCATCCCGTCGTCATCGTCTTCTTCGAGGCCTTCGGGCTCAACGGCCACATCAAGCATGTGACAGACCGCTTCGCCCAGGAGGGGTACCTGGCCGTCTGCCCGGATATGTACTACCGCATGGGCCCCAACAACGTCATGGCCTACAACGAAATCCCCAAAATCATGCCTATCATGCAGGCCATGTACGATACGAACAGCAACGCCGATACGCGCATCGTCATTGACCATATCAAGGGGATGAGGAACGCCAACGCCGCGAAGCTCGGCACGACGGGCTACTGTATGGGCGGGACGCTCTCCTGGCTGGCGGCCTGTCTGAACCGCGATGTGAAGGCCGCCGCCTGCTACTACTCGGGCGGGCTCATCACCCGGCAGACGAACAAGCGCCGCCCGGTCTCTCCCCATGACTATGCCGAGCTGACCACCGCGGCCATCCTGGGCCTGTACGGCGAGAACGACCAGAACCCGCCGGCAGCGGACGTGCGGGAGGTCTACGAGAACCTGAAGAAGCTCGGCAAGACGAGCGAGTACCACATCTACCCAGGCGCGGGCCACGGCTTCACGTGCGATGAGCGCCCCAGCTTCCAGAAGGCGTCATCGGACGATGCGTGGAAGAAGACCTTCGCCTGGTTCGACAAGTACCTGAAGCACTAGGCCGAGGCGGCAGCAGACGACGAAAGCCCTCCGGGAAGCCGGAGGGCTTTCTTTTTGCTAGTTACGGGCGATAACCCGCAAGAAGTTCTGGCTGCTGATCTGTTCCCGCTCGGCCTTGGCCAGGGGCAGGGAGCGGTAGACCTCAGCGGCCTCGGCGGAGCTGGCCAGCGGGAAGTTGGTGCCGAAGAGGATACGGTGGGCGCCCAGGCGGCGGATGAGGGCGACCATGTCTTCCCGGGTGCGCTCGCCATTGGCGATGGGCCCGAACTGGAGTGAGAGATCGGCGACGGTGTTGGGGCAGGCAGCGAAGACTTCGGCCAGGGCATCGGCGCCGCCATTGGGCATCCAATCGAAGTGGGCCATGTGGGCGAAGATAAACTTGAGCTTGGGGAACTTGCGCAGGGTTTCACCGAGCTTATCGGTCACGGCATAGGCGATGCCGAGGGAGGGGGCCCGCCCTCCGGACTGGCTCAGTACGGGGATGCCCTTGGCCTGGCAGTAATCGAAGAGAGGCAGGAGGCGCGGGTCGTTCCCGTAGATTTGCATGCCCTGAGGGACGATCTTCACGCCCTTGGCGCCGCCGGCAACCCACCGTTCGATGCCCTTCAGCATCTCCTCTTCCGACATGAAGGTGACATCCACGCCGCAGAAGAAGGTGAAACGCGGGTGCTCCTTGATGAGCTTCACGCACCAATCGTTGTTACCTTCGATGCGGCGGACGACGCTCCGGCGGATGTTGGCGATGGCCTCATCGCGGTTGGTCTTGGAGGGCAGGGCGGCGACGGCATCTTCGTAATAGAGACGGGCGGGCGTGTACATGAGGATGTTGGCCCGGCTGATGCCGGCCTTCTTGTGCATCTCCACGACTTGATCGAGAGTGCCGACCCAGGGGTGCTGTTCCCAGCGCACCATGCGATCCATGAAGAAGCGCCCGTCTTCGTGCGAGGGGAAGCAGTGGATGTGACAATCAAGGAGCTCGTCGTTCGCCATGGCGGGGCCTCCCGGTGGACGTTGGGCGGATTATACGCGCGAGGCTCAGCGCAGGAAACGCTGCCGCCACGGGTCTCCACAGAAGGAAATCATTGACACTTCAAGAGAGGAGCGGCTAGAATGACCCTTGTCCCCTCTCTCGTGTTGTCCCCGTGCGCCCGTGGTGTAGCGGCCTAACATGCTTCCCTGTCACGGAAGAGATCGACGGTTCGAATCCGTTCGGGCGCGCCAGTTTCTCCCGAGTCATCGAAGTTCTGTCGTTCGCATTTCGCTCGCGGACTTGTTCCTTCCCGAACGCACCGCCACGCCGGCTAGCGATATACAGCAGAAGGGGACGTGACGGCCATGGCGAAGGAAGCGCCTATGCGATTCATCGCGCCGCTTTCGCCGTATGACCGGTTCAAGAACATCGGCGAGATCGGCGAGGTGGCGCGCCTTGCCGAGGGGCTCGGTTTCTATGGGGTGGCGCTCCCCGAGCACGTCATCATGCCGCAAAAAGGCGACGGCCTGCCGACGCGCACGATGTGGTATGACAACTTCGCGCTGGGCGCGCATCTGGCGACGCTGACGGAACGCCTGCGCATCATCTTCACGGTGATGATCGTGCCCTATCGCCCACCAATCCAAGCGGCGAAGCTGATCTCCACGCTGGACGTTGTCTCCAAGGGGAGGCTCATCTGCGGCGTGGGTGCCGGGTGGCTGCGCGGAGAGTTCCGGACGCTGGGCGTGCCCCATGCCGAACGCGGCGCCATGACGGACGAATACCTTCGCGCGATGCGGGCGCTGTGGACGCAGGAGCGGCCCTCGTTTGAGGGGAAGTACGCGCGGTTCAGTAACATCGCCTTTGAGCCGAAGTGCCACCAGAAGCCGCACGTGCGGCTCTGGATGGGCGGCAGCGGCGAACGGGTAATACGGCGGATCGCCGAGCTGGGAGACGGCTGGATGCCGATGTCGGGCACGCTGAAGGAGATCGGGGCCGACATCGGGACGATTAAGCGGGCGACGGCGGAGGCGGGCCGGGACCCGGAGGCGCTGGATTTCTGCTATTCGATGATCGTGGGCGAGCGGGACGAGGAAAGCGAGCGCTCCCGCGCGCACCCGACGGGCGGGCGGACGACGGTGCGGCGGGATTACCTGACGGCCCAGGATGCCATCGCAGGCGTGAGGGAGCACCAGGCGGTGGGGCTGAACCATCTGCTCCTCTCCTTCAACTGGCGGACGGCGGACGAACTCCAGGAGCATATGTGCCGTTTTTCCAAAGAGGTTATGCCTGCTTTTTGCCAGTAGCTTTCGGGCAGAGAACCACTGTCTCTGGGCAGGGGTAGGCTAGGCATCCGACAGTGAGAAATTACCCCATCCGCCGGAGCAGTTTCGGTCATTTTCCCTTACCGATGGCGGCCTGGGTGCCTCTTTCCGCCACATCGCTGGAGATGAGCCCTCCCTTCTGCCAGTTTTTGCTACACGCCAAGGAAGCGTGTATTATTACGCTCCCTTCCACGTAAACCGCAGGCCGTTCAGCCTGTCCGTAACGCTTTTGCCTTTTAGAGGTAGGTCATGACGAATGCACGAACGAGCCGGAAGCTTGGGGCGCTGCTCCGAAAACACGGCCTCAATCGAGCCTCTGTCGCGGAGGGTCTCTTCGTTTCAGAGGACACAATAGACAACTGGTGCACGGGCCGATCGGCGCTGCGCCCGCACATGCTTTCAGCGCTTGCCCAGTTCTTGCGCGACAACGGCGTTCCAGCAGAAGAACTCGGCGAGATCATTCGCGAAGAGGCGCTTGCCGCCGGGCTCGACCTCAACATCATCGCCGAATATGCGCTCCGGCCTCCGGGCGTCTGGCGCGACGTGGTGGTGCTCCTGATCAGCGAGCCGCGGTACATCTCGCAGACGATCCTTCAGAGCGGCGTGTGGGATGAACTGGCTGCGGCGAAGCGCTTCCAGGTCGTAGTGCTCTGCGACTGGACATCCAAGGAGCAGCTG is a genomic window containing:
- a CDS encoding dienelactone hydrolase family protein; amino-acid sequence: MAKTPSRFAKEEVMEIATRTEQISGDGAPMTLYIAEPKAAGKHPVVIVFFEAFGLNGHIKHVTDRFAQEGYLAVCPDMYYRMGPNNVMAYNEIPKIMPIMQAMYDTNSNADTRIVIDHIKGMRNANAAKLGTTGYCMGGTLSWLAACLNRDVKAAACYYSGGLITRQTNKRRPVSPHDYAELTTAAILGLYGENDQNPPAADVREVYENLKKLGKTSEYHIYPGAGHGFTCDERPSFQKASSDDAWKKTFAWFDKYLKH
- a CDS encoding TIGR03619 family F420-dependent LLM class oxidoreductase, with translation MTAMAKEAPMRFIAPLSPYDRFKNIGEIGEVARLAEGLGFYGVALPEHVIMPQKGDGLPTRTMWYDNFALGAHLATLTERLRIIFTVMIVPYRPPIQAAKLISTLDVVSKGRLICGVGAGWLRGEFRTLGVPHAERGAMTDEYLRAMRALWTQERPSFEGKYARFSNIAFEPKCHQKPHVRLWMGGSGERVIRRIAELGDGWMPMSGTLKEIGADIGTIKRATAEAGRDPEALDFCYSMIVGERDEESERSRAHPTGGRTTVRRDYLTAQDAIAGVREHQAVGLNHLLLSFNWRTADELQEHMCRFSKEVMPAFCQ